One segment of Planctomycetota bacterium DNA contains the following:
- a CDS encoding TlpA family protein disulfide reductase has translation MQTATVLERLPGGDDVSRSIYRRLAPVLEGSDDERTKALGAMFAGTLRRLDLPGNEMEISGTNMDGTPFDQKQLAGKVVLVDFWATWCGPCIAEIPNVLEQYEKYHDKGFEVVGISLDEDRGTLEGFIADQKIPWIILHEQSVAERGGHPLAAKYGITGIPTVILVGRDGKVVSMDVRGEKLGAQLDKLFKDAK, from the coding sequence ATGCAGACCGCCACCGTGCTCGAGCGGCTCCCCGGCGGAGACGACGTCTCGCGCTCGATCTACCGGCGTCTCGCGCCGGTCCTCGAGGGCAGCGACGACGAGCGCACCAAGGCACTGGGCGCGATGTTCGCCGGCACCCTCCGGCGCCTCGACCTTCCCGGCAACGAGATGGAGATCAGCGGCACGAACATGGACGGCACGCCGTTCGACCAGAAGCAGCTCGCCGGCAAGGTCGTGCTCGTCGACTTCTGGGCGACCTGGTGCGGGCCGTGCATCGCCGAGATCCCCAACGTTCTCGAGCAGTACGAGAAATACCACGACAAGGGGTTCGAGGTCGTCGGGATCAGTCTCGACGAGGATCGCGGCACGCTCGAGGGATTCATCGCCGATCAGAAGATCCCCTGGATCATCCTCCACGAGCAGAGCGTCGCGGAGCGCGGCGGGCATCCGTTGGCGGCCAAGTACGGCATCACCGGGATCCCGACGGTGATCCTCGTCGGCCGTGACGGCAAGGTGGTGTCGATGGACGTCCGCGGCGAAAAGCTCGGCGCCCAGCTCGACAAGCTGTTCAAGGACGCGAAGTGA
- a CDS encoding CvpA family protein — protein sequence MEVEGYDLVMIGILAVAGLLGYFRGIVWQVASILGIVASGFVALRFGAQVAPWFGQTAPWNQLSGMLALYAATSAGVWIVFRLVSKAISAVHLSAFDHQLGLLFGLAKGALLCIVITFFTVTMAPAYRPQVVASKSGRIVATAIVRADTYLPREIHEKVDPFVRQFEREFLGPSAANTGLAGAGMAGVPGGPPAGPAASPLAAIWEGVSSAAAWASAGDAGQGAQVAAGALQAGSSFFAPPAANPLRQATFAAPVAPAAAPPPASAPQRPTTSAFTAAPPLGAAPPPPSFRSPSDAPPAGYAPGSQSPLRYR from the coding sequence GTGGAGGTCGAGGGCTACGACCTGGTGATGATCGGAATCCTCGCGGTCGCGGGGCTGCTCGGCTATTTCCGCGGCATCGTCTGGCAAGTGGCCTCGATCCTGGGGATCGTCGCCAGCGGCTTCGTCGCCCTGCGGTTCGGCGCCCAGGTGGCCCCCTGGTTCGGGCAAACCGCCCCCTGGAACCAGCTGTCGGGGATGCTCGCCCTCTACGCCGCGACGTCGGCCGGCGTGTGGATCGTGTTTCGCCTGGTTTCCAAGGCAATCAGCGCCGTCCATCTCTCGGCGTTCGACCACCAACTGGGGCTGCTGTTCGGGCTCGCCAAGGGGGCCTTGCTGTGCATCGTGATCACCTTCTTCACCGTCACGATGGCGCCGGCCTACCGGCCGCAGGTGGTGGCCAGCAAGAGCGGGCGGATCGTCGCCACCGCGATCGTCCGTGCCGACACCTACCTGCCGCGCGAGATTCACGAGAAAGTCGATCCGTTCGTGCGCCAGTTCGAGCGTGAGTTCCTCGGGCCGAGCGCGGCCAACACGGGCCTCGCCGGGGCCGGCATGGCCGGTGTCCCCGGCGGCCCCCCGGCCGGTCCTGCGGCCTCACCGCTGGCGGCGATCTGGGAAGGGGTGTCGTCGGCGGCTGCGTGGGCCAGTGCCGGCGATGCAGGGCAGGGGGCCCAGGTCGCCGCGGGCGCGTTGCAGGCCGGGAGCTCATTCTTCGCGCCGCCGGCGGCCAATCCGCTCCGCCAGGCGACGTTCGCCGCCCCCGTCGCACCCGCTGCCGCCCCGCCACCGGCATCGGCACCGCAGCGGCCGACGACCAGCGCTTTCACCGCCGCCCCGCCCCTGGGCGCGGCGCCTCCGCCTCCGTCGTTCCGTTCCCCGTCCGACGCTCCTCCGGCCGGCTACGCGCCGGGCAGCCAGTCGCCCCTGCGCTACCGCTGA
- a CDS encoding aminotransferase class I/II-fold pyridoxal phosphate-dependent enzyme, with product MSRRAGRFDSSGIRKVFDLAAKLEDPINLSIGQPDFAMPLAAREAAKEAIDAGRNGYTPTQGIGPLRERLERIVRDQTGQPERRLCVTSGSSGALALVLMTLLDPGDEVIIFEPAFVMYRPLVEFLGGVCVPIETAPSFAIDVDRVAAALSPRTRAILLNTPANPTGVIAGADTVRDLARLAESRGVTLVSDELYRSYCYDGPFHSPAACAEGVVVIDGFSKSHAMTGWRVGWVHGPRAIIETCTMIQQYTFVCAPQVGQWAALAALDAPMDVPLGECRRKRDRLMAALAGHYRFVRPGGAFYLYPEAPGGSGRAFAERAVEREKLLVVPGGVFGRADTHFRIAYTVADATLDRGIAALLRLAAG from the coding sequence GTGTCACGCCGGGCGGGCCGCTTCGATTCCTCCGGCATCCGCAAGGTCTTCGACCTCGCGGCGAAGCTCGAGGACCCGATCAACCTGTCGATCGGCCAGCCCGACTTCGCGATGCCCCTGGCGGCCCGCGAGGCCGCCAAGGAGGCGATCGACGCCGGCCGCAACGGCTACACGCCGACGCAGGGGATCGGGCCGCTCCGCGAGCGGCTCGAGCGGATCGTCCGCGACCAGACGGGGCAGCCGGAACGCCGGCTGTGCGTCACCAGCGGGTCGAGCGGCGCCCTCGCCCTGGTGTTGATGACGCTCCTCGACCCCGGCGACGAGGTGATCATCTTCGAGCCGGCGTTCGTGATGTACCGGCCGCTCGTCGAGTTCCTCGGCGGCGTCTGCGTGCCGATCGAGACGGCACCGTCGTTCGCGATCGACGTCGACCGCGTCGCGGCGGCGCTTTCGCCGCGGACGCGGGCGATCCTCCTCAACACCCCGGCCAATCCCACCGGCGTGATCGCCGGCGCCGACACCGTGCGCGATCTCGCCCGGCTGGCGGAGTCGCGCGGGGTGACGCTGGTCAGCGACGAGCTGTACCGCTCCTACTGCTACGACGGCCCGTTCCACTCGCCGGCGGCCTGCGCGGAAGGGGTGGTGGTGATCGACGGCTTCTCCAAGTCGCACGCCATGACCGGCTGGCGGGTGGGCTGGGTGCACGGGCCGCGGGCGATCATCGAGACCTGCACGATGATCCAGCAATACACCTTCGTCTGCGCCCCGCAGGTCGGGCAGTGGGCGGCGCTGGCGGCGCTCGACGCCCCGATGGACGTGCCCCTGGGGGAGTGTCGGCGCAAACGCGACCGCCTGATGGCGGCGCTGGCCGGTCACTACCGCTTCGTCCGGCCGGGCGGGGCGTTCTACCTCTACCCCGAAGCCCCCGGCGGCTCGGGGCGGGCGTTCGCCGAGCGCGCGGTCGAACGCGAGAAGCTGCTGGTGGTGCCCGGCGGGGTGTTCGGCCGGGCCGACACCCATTTCCGCATCGCCTACACCGTCGCCGACGCGACGCTCGACCGCGGGATCGCCGCCCTGCTCCGCCTCGCCGCCGGGTGA
- a CDS encoding DUF11 domain-containing protein, with the protein MNDAAARRIRWVGIAVAVGVLSGCRTVARQAVEPATVALAAPAPAVADVRAVSYQTAAAPLPPALPADDCLTCRGGVAAPDHGGVAAACAAGCEAPLCFPVAPPPFIVPPPICDGGDHGRLAVPFGRDGLANVTSGDTVARFRAADAPDPEQACLTTSNCACVFAPRFASVREVIRPFEDAAPAGPNGVVLDAGPEAGTRGERVCRITQPLNPEAARRAQPPVAAEEILPSLAVDTARIPGQAEGLEGPAAKLAIDRPERKDQVVDPRTVTGFEVPYFWTCLSAAQVTVGGESTDVIAVDRGTATLRLEHPGRCELTLCKRAGSDAVKPGEELDFTIYLLNSGARTLADIVLVDAVPARLDVIPGSAVSNLAADVVTGPAEDGSTLLTWKLRGELPPGAGGFVRFRTIVR; encoded by the coding sequence ATGAACGACGCCGCCGCGCGCCGGATCCGCTGGGTCGGGATCGCCGTCGCCGTGGGCGTCCTGTCCGGCTGCCGGACCGTCGCCCGGCAGGCGGTGGAGCCGGCGACCGTCGCGCTCGCGGCGCCCGCCCCCGCGGTGGCCGACGTCCGCGCGGTGTCCTACCAGACCGCTGCCGCGCCCCTCCCCCCTGCCCTGCCGGCGGACGACTGCCTCACCTGCCGCGGCGGCGTGGCAGCGCCGGATCACGGCGGCGTCGCCGCGGCGTGTGCCGCCGGATGCGAGGCCCCTCTCTGCTTCCCCGTCGCCCCCCCGCCGTTCATCGTGCCCCCGCCGATCTGCGACGGCGGCGATCATGGTCGGCTCGCGGTGCCGTTCGGCCGCGACGGCCTGGCCAACGTCACCTCGGGCGACACCGTGGCGCGGTTCCGCGCCGCCGACGCGCCCGATCCGGAGCAGGCCTGCCTGACCACGAGCAACTGCGCCTGCGTGTTCGCGCCGCGTTTCGCCAGCGTCCGCGAGGTGATCCGCCCGTTCGAGGACGCCGCTCCGGCCGGACCCAACGGCGTCGTGCTCGACGCCGGCCCGGAGGCCGGCACGCGCGGCGAGCGGGTCTGCCGGATCACGCAGCCGCTCAATCCCGAGGCGGCGCGCCGTGCCCAGCCGCCGGTCGCGGCGGAGGAGATCCTGCCGTCGCTGGCGGTCGACACGGCGCGGATCCCCGGACAGGCCGAAGGGCTCGAGGGGCCGGCGGCGAAGCTGGCGATCGACCGGCCGGAGCGGAAGGACCAGGTCGTCGACCCGCGGACCGTGACCGGCTTCGAGGTCCCCTACTTCTGGACCTGCCTGTCGGCGGCGCAGGTGACGGTCGGCGGGGAGTCGACCGACGTGATCGCCGTCGACCGCGGCACCGCCACGCTCCGCCTCGAACACCCCGGCCGCTGCGAGCTGACGCTCTGCAAGCGCGCCGGGAGCGACGCGGTGAAGCCGGGCGAGGAGCTCGACTTCACGATCTACCTGCTCAACTCGGGCGCGCGGACGCTCGCCGACATCGTCCTCGTCGACGCGGTGCCGGCACGACTCGACGTGATCCCCGGCAGCGCGGTCAGCAACCTCGCCGCCGACGTCGTCACCGGGCCGGCGGAGGATGGCAGCACGCTCCTCACCTGGAAGCTCCGCGGCGAGTTGCCCCCCGGGGCCGGCGGCTTCGTCCGGTTCCGCACGATCGTCCGCTGA
- a CDS encoding metal-dependent hydrolase yields MPFLEMSGGSVKGADAGVRGLPKLESGNCVRQGRSGQHPCAARPNRGWRWPLGGGNRVPGYRVHIAGSALVGGVYGAAGWYAGGLPPVTCGLAAALATAAGMVPDLDSGESEPLREGVALLAAAVPLMMLHRLQQWGLPLDGIVLVGIAIYLAVRFGLGWILANHAVHRGMFHSVPAALIAGLLTFLVAGGDDPLHRYYLSGAVVLGVLSHLVIDELWSVSQGMFGPKFKKGFGTAMKFHGAEAWANLLAYVLLVALAGLAAFDASHSERSLQIKRYTRQQMEQASRMMQGVPMQPWQLRR; encoded by the coding sequence GTGCCTTTTTTGGAAATGTCGGGTGGCTCGGTCAAAGGGGCTGACGCCGGTGTTCGGGGGCTGCCGAAACTGGAGTCGGGGAACTGTGTCCGCCAGGGAAGGTCGGGCCAGCACCCCTGCGCCGCGCGGCCGAATCGAGGCTGGCGGTGGCCGCTGGGCGGAGGGAATCGGGTGCCCGGGTACCGCGTGCACATCGCCGGATCGGCGCTGGTCGGAGGCGTGTATGGCGCCGCCGGCTGGTATGCCGGCGGTTTGCCCCCCGTGACATGCGGCCTCGCCGCCGCCCTCGCCACGGCGGCCGGCATGGTTCCCGACCTCGACTCCGGGGAATCGGAGCCGCTCCGGGAAGGGGTCGCGCTCCTGGCGGCGGCCGTCCCGCTGATGATGCTCCACCGTCTCCAGCAGTGGGGCCTGCCACTCGACGGGATCGTCCTGGTCGGGATCGCGATCTACCTGGCGGTCCGCTTCGGGCTCGGCTGGATCCTCGCCAACCACGCGGTCCACCGGGGGATGTTCCACAGTGTCCCCGCGGCCTTGATCGCCGGGTTGCTGACGTTCCTCGTCGCCGGTGGCGACGACCCGCTCCACCGCTACTACCTTTCCGGTGCCGTCGTCCTCGGCGTGCTGTCGCACCTGGTGATCGACGAACTGTGGAGCGTGTCGCAGGGGATGTTCGGACCGAAGTTCAAGAAGGGCTTCGGGACGGCGATGAAGTTTCACGGTGCGGAAGCCTGGGCGAATCTCCTCGCCTATGTCCTGCTGGTCGCCCTCGCCGGACTGGCCGCCTTCGACGCTTCGCACAGCGAACGCAGCCTGCAGATCAAACGCTACACACGCCAGCAGATGGAGCAGGCGTCGCGGATGATGCAGGGCGTGCCGATGCAGCCCTGGCAGCTGCGTCGGTGA
- the pdxA gene encoding 4-hydroxythreonine-4-phosphate dehydrogenase PdxA, whose product MSTTLPVVLLTAGDPAGIGPEVALAAWARTTAHDTARLRLVADPELVARTLARVPGMPALEIDVIAADDCRASAARRVAVVAAPAPATPVPVGMASAAGGAAAVAALELAWRTVAAGSAQALVTGPLHKGALHEAGHDVPGHTEWLARACGLPDAAASMMLWLPDAGGNPAAGLGVVHATLHESLRTALDRLSAEGIAAAGRRLTPLLEALLGRPPRLGVAALNPHAGEGGLFGDEEPRLVVPAIAALRQSGIDATGPWPADTLFQRAAAGAFDGVVALYHDQGHIPIKLLGMHRAVNITLGLPLVRTSVAHGTAFDIVGRGRADPASMLAAIDAAVRLANAGWSGAEPSAPARYGRNGLR is encoded by the coding sequence ATGAGCACCACCCTCCCCGTCGTCCTCCTCACCGCCGGCGACCCTGCCGGCATCGGGCCCGAAGTCGCCTTGGCCGCCTGGGCACGGACGACGGCCCACGACACCGCCCGGCTGCGGCTGGTGGCCGATCCCGAGCTCGTCGCGCGGACGCTCGCGCGCGTGCCCGGGATGCCGGCGCTCGAGATCGACGTGATCGCCGCCGACGACTGCCGGGCGTCGGCGGCACGGCGCGTGGCGGTCGTCGCTGCGCCGGCACCGGCGACGCCGGTGCCCGTCGGGATGGCGTCGGCGGCGGGGGGCGCGGCGGCGGTGGCGGCGCTCGAGCTGGCCTGGCGAACCGTCGCGGCGGGATCGGCCCAGGCCCTCGTGACCGGCCCGCTCCACAAGGGGGCGCTCCACGAGGCGGGGCACGACGTCCCGGGGCACACGGAGTGGTTGGCGCGGGCCTGCGGCCTTCCCGACGCGGCCGCGTCGATGATGCTCTGGCTTCCCGACGCCGGCGGCAACCCCGCCGCCGGCCTGGGGGTGGTCCACGCCACGCTCCACGAGTCGCTGCGGACGGCACTCGACCGGCTTTCCGCCGAGGGGATCGCCGCTGCCGGCCGTCGGCTCACCCCGCTCCTCGAAGCGCTCCTCGGCAGGCCGCCGCGGCTGGGCGTCGCGGCGCTCAATCCGCACGCTGGCGAGGGGGGACTGTTCGGCGACGAGGAACCGCGCCTCGTGGTGCCCGCGATCGCCGCGCTGCGGCAGTCCGGGATCGATGCCACCGGGCCCTGGCCGGCCGACACGCTGTTTCAGCGGGCGGCGGCGGGTGCGTTCGACGGCGTCGTGGCGCTGTACCACGACCAGGGGCACATCCCCATCAAGCTGCTCGGCATGCACCGGGCGGTGAACATCACGCTCGGATTGCCGCTGGTCCGCACCAGCGTCGCCCACGGCACCGCCTTCGACATCGTCGGCCGCGGCCGTGCCGATCCGGCGAGCATGCTGGCGGCGATCGACGCCGCGGTGCGCCTGGCGAATGCCGGCTGGAGCGGCGCGGAGCCGTCCGCGCCAGCGCGCTACGGCCGCAACGGCTTGAGGTAG